GGCATACTGGGCGCGGCTTCGCGCCCGGCGCTGGTGGGTGCTCTCCTCTCTTGCCATCGGCTGGGTGGTGATCATGGCCGCCGGCATTTTCATTCCGCCGCGCTACCGCTCTGAGACCGTGATCCTGGTCGAACAGCAGCAGGTGCCGGAGCACTACGTGCAGGCCAATGTCGCCGCCGACCTGCAACAGCGCTTGCAAAGCATGAGCGAGCAGATTCTGAGCCGCACGCGCCTGCTGATGGTCATCGACAAGTTCCATCTCTATGGCAAGGAGCGCGCCAACATGGACCCCGATTCGCTGGTCCAGCGGATGAGGAAAGACATCGCGATTGAGCTGGTGCGCGCCTCGGGGAGAAATGATCTTTCCGCGTTCAAGGTATCGTACTCGGCTTCAAACGCGGTGCTGGCGCAGCAGGTGACCGGCGAGCTAACGTCGGCGTTCATCGAGGAGAACCTGCGGACGCGCGCAAGAATGTCTGAGAGCACGACCGAATTCCTGGAAAGCCAGTTGGCGCAGGCGCGGACCGCCCTCACCGAACAGGAAGAGAAGCTGCGGAAGTTCAAGTCGGAATACCTGGGCCAGCTTCCCGAGCAGGTGCAAGGCAACATCCAGATACTTTCCGGACTTCAGGCGCGCTTGCAGGCCTCGCGCGACGCCCTGAACTCCGCCGAGCAGCAGCACCTCTACCTGGAATCGCTGCTTGCACAGTATCGCAACACACCGCTGCGCCCCGACGCTTCGGGCAATCCTGTGATCCCGGCCAACGATCTGGAGTCGCGCCTGGAACAGCAGAAGGCGCAACTGGCCGAGCTTAGCGCCAAGTACACGCCCCAGCATCCTGACATCGTGATGCTGAAAGAGAAGATTGCCGCGACCGAAAAGTTAAAAGAGGAAGCGGACAAGGCGAAGCCTGCCAGCAAAAACGACGACGCGAGCGAAGCCAAGAGCTCGTCGCTCAACCCGGCCACGGCACAGTTTGAGAGCCAGTTGAAGGCCAACCAGCTCGAGATTGCAAACCGCAAGAAAGAGGTTCGCGATCTCGAGGCACAGATGGAGCAGTACCAGGCGCGGCTGAACGTGGCGCCGGTGCGCGAGCAGCAACTGGCGGCGATCACGCGCGATCACGAACAGTCGAAGCAGTATTACGAATCGCTTCTGGCCAAGAAGCTGCAATCGGAAATGGCCACCAACCTGGAACGCAGGCAGCAGGGAGAACAGTTCCGCATGATTGACCCGCCCAGCCTGCCCTCGCGTCCTTATTTTCCCAACCGGCTGATGCTGAGCCTGGCGGGCTGCGCTTTGGGACTGGCGATTGGCGTTGGGCTGGTGGTGCTGGTAGAGAGGATGGAGCCGACCGTGTACCTGGTTGACGAGCTGCGCGGCCTTACCAACGCTCCGGTTCTGGCCGAGTTGCCGGTGCTGATGACCGACATCGAGCGTCGGCGCAGCCGGTTACGCTTGATTTCCGAAACCATCGGCGCGGCTGTGATCCTGACCATTATTCCCGGGGTCACCATACTCACGTACTTGCGAGGGTGACCGCTCCACCGAAGCATTGTTCCTAATGGATGAAATGAGCAAGACCATGAAAAGACGCACCGCGATCCTTGGCTTGGCGGTCGTTGCGCTGCTGGTTGCCGTTGGGTGCACACGAGACCCCAAAAAACTGAGCGAACGTTATGTCGCAAGCGGCGACCGCTATGCGGCCAAAAACGACTTCGTGTCGGCCAGCATTCAGTATCGCAACGCAGTGCAGGCCTATCCGCAATCGTCGGAAGCGCATTACAAGCTCGGGGGCGCCTACCTGAGGCTGCAAAACTGGCCGCAAGCATACCGCGAGCTGTCGCAGGCCGTGCGCATTGATGCGAAGAACACGGCGGCGACCCAGCAGCTAGCCAGCCTGGAGCTGGCTGCCAACCGCGCCGACGATGCGTCCGCGCTGCTGGAGAGCGCCATCCGGAACGAACCGGGAAATGCCGACCTGCACATGCTCATGGGCGAGGTGCATGTTCAGCGCGGAAACTTCGAGTCGGCCCTGCAGGAGGTGTTGAAGGCCGAGCAGTTGTCACCGAACAAGGCCGCTATTCTGAGCCGGCACGGAGATTTGACGTTGCTGCTGCGGCGCTTCCCAGAAGCGGAGTCGCTGTATCGCCGCGCCATCGACAGTGATCCGTCGTACCTACCCCCGTATTTCAACCTCTCGCAGCTGGCGCGCGTGCAAGGCGACTCGGCCGGTGAGCTGGCCGCGCTGGACTTGGCCGTGAAGAACAACCCCAAGGCGATCCAGGCGTACGTGATGGAAGCGCGGTCCTATCTGCGACAGAGCAAAGCTGACCTGGTGCCGGAACTGCTTTCGCGCATGCAGTCCGCGACCGGCAACTCCGACGAGGCGCTGCTGGCCACCGGTGAGTTCTACCTGGAAATGGGAAAGTTTCCCGAAGCCAAGGCCGTCTTGCAGCGGGCCCTGGAGCACGATTCCAAGAACGTAACCGTACGCAAGCGTCTGATCGAGGCGCACATGCAGCTGCATGAGCTTGCCGAGGCCGAGCGCCTGAACCGCGAACTAAAGCAGAACCAACCGGGCGACGCCGAGGGTACCCTGTTCAACGCGCGCCTGCTGCTGATGCAGGGGCGCCGGGCGGAAGCGGTCACGACGCTGCAGAAGCTGGTGCATGACGCCCCGGACCTGGCGGCCGCTCACTTCACATTGGGGTTGGCCTACGCCGAGCAGGGCGATACGGCGCGCGCCGTGAGCAGCCTCAAGGAAAGCCTTTCCCGCAATCCCAACCTGTTGTTTGCCTACATGGTGATCGGCAATCTTTACCTCAGCCAGGGCGACGGCAAGCTCGCGCTGGAAAATGCTGATCAGGCGCTGAAGCGCAATGGCCGGTTTATTCCGGCGGCGATGCTGCGCGTCAACGCCAATATGCTGATGGGCAAGTACGACATCGCGGTGGCCGATCTGAGGCTGCTGGCGCAGGCGATGCCGAACGATGCGAGCGTGCAGGAGAGGCTTGGATACGCGATGTTCAGGCAGGGGAAGCCGGCCGAAGCGGAGAAGATCATCGAGCGTGCGCTCGAGATGCAGCCGGGAATGGTTGCTGCCATGCAGGACCTGGTGGCGTTGTACGCGGGCCAGCACCGCGAGAGCGAGATTGTTCCGCGGTTGCGGCAACAGATCGCACGCAGCCCGCAGACCTCCGAGTTTTACGAGCTGATGGGGAACGCGTTCGTCAACGCCGGTGATCTGGCCAGCGCTGAGCAGGCGTATAACGACGCGCTGCGGCGGAATCCCGATGCGCTTTACGCCAGCCTGCAGCTCGCCGGTCTGTACAGCCAGCGCGGCAGGCAGGAGGAGGCGCTTGCCGGCCTGAAGAAGCTGCTGGAGAGGCATCCCGACACGCTCGCGGCGTACGCGCTGCTGGGCAATATCTACGAAAAATTAGGCAATACCGCACAGGCGGAGAAGGCGTACCAGGACGCGTTGCAGCGCGACCCGGACTTCGCGCCGGCGTTGAACAATCTTGCCTGGCTCTACGCCGAGAAGGGCGGCAACATCGACATGGCGCTCGGCCTGGCGCAGCGCGCCAAGAGCCGCGTGCCCGACAATCCTTCCATCACCGACACGCTGGCATGGATTGAATACCGCAAAGGTCTGTACGACAGCGCGACAAGGTCTTTCGAGAGCCTGGTGCGGAGCAATCCGAAGGTTGCCGTGTACCGCTACCACCTTGGAATGGCGCTGATCAAGTCGGGCCGCGTGGCGGAAGGCCGCGCATCGCTCAGGCAGGCGCTGGATATGCAGCTGGCGTCACCCAATGCCGAAGAGGCCCGCAAGGCATTGAGCGGTGGCGCATCCTAGTGAGTCATCCTGCCGATATGAAAACGCTTGGAGCAGTGCGCAAAGGTTTTGCACTACGCGCACCAAAGTGCCATGCACAATTAATGTGCAATCTGTTGCATAGCCAAGTTTGTTGCCAAGCTGCTGATTATAAGATGCTTATCAATACATCCCACGAGAGCCTGGTAGTCATTCCCAAAGCTGCTCTGGCAGCCCAATTGCCACTTACGGAACTAGAGCGTCTTCCCGAGGGCAGCTCGGCCACTTGCCTTAGCCCGGGAAAACGGTTCCGAAACCATGGCCACTTTGCCTACATTCAAGAGCGTTCATGCGCCACGGACCAGGGCCAGCAGCCTTCGGCCACGCAAACAGGTTCGGGCTTACGAAGTCGACATTCTGGACGAGCAGCATTTTGTTCGCATGCTGCGCTCGGAACGGAAGCGGACCGACCGCTCCGGCAAGCCGTTCGTCCTGATGCTTCTGGACGGCACCGAGATTTTTCAGAGCGAGATTCGGCACTCGACGCTGCAGCGGATGGTTTCCACGCTGGAAGCCACCGTGCGCGAAACCGACACGTACGGCTGGTATCAGAATGGCGCGGTGATCGGCGTGCTGTTCACCGAGATGGGCAACGTGGAGGCTGCCACGGCCGCCGACACGATCGTGGACAAGGTCACCGGCGCGCTGCGTGATGGACTGGGCTCGGCGTTGTTCAAAGAGATCGCGGTCACGATCCATGTTTTCCCCGATGGGACACACAAGAAGGCGTCGCACAGTGAGCCGCATCGGCACAACGAGGAAGACAAGTTCTACACCGAGTTTGCCCAGCCGCACCGCTCCCAACGCTTTGGCGGCATCATGAAGCGCTCCGTCGACCTGATCGGCAGCTTGTGCGCGATTGCGGTGCTGTCGCCGGTTTTCCTGATCATCGCAGCGCTGGTCAAGTTGACGTCGAAGGGGCCCGTACTGTTCCGCCAGCGCCGCATCGGGCAGTACGGCCAGTCGTTCACGTTCCTGAAGTTTCGCTCGATGTACACCAACGCAGACTCCAAGATCCACCAGGAGTATGTGTCCAAGCTGATCTCAGGCAAGGGCGATCTGAACCAGGGTTCGTCCAAAGAAGGCGTGACCTACAAGCTGATGAATGACCCGCGTATCACGCCGCTGGGACGCTTCCTGCGCCGCACCAGCCTGGATGAGCTGCCCCAGTTCTTCAACGTGCTCAAGGGCGAAATGTCGCTGGTTGGCCCGCGCCCGCCGATTCCGTACGAGTTCGAATGCTACGACTTGTGGCATCGCCGGCGCGTGATGGAAGTGAAGCCCGGCATTACCGGCCTGTGGCAGGTGATGGGGCGCAGCCGCACCAGCTTTGACGAGATGGTTCGCCTGGACCTGAAGTACGCGCGCGCATGGTCTATCTGGCTCGATCTGAAGATCCTCTGGCAGACACCCAGAGCGGTGTTTTCAGGAGACGGCGCCTACTAGGCGGCGTCGCCGGCACCCTGGTTACCGGCGCTGGTTACCCCCGTTATCTTCTTTCCCACAAACAAGATGTGGTTCACTGGCCTTACACCGCGATAAACGCGATTCGGTGTGGGTGAAAACACCATGATCAAGGTTGGCGTCATCGGGTACGGCTACTGGGGTCCGAACATTGTTCGGAACTTCCACCAGCTCGAGAATTCCCGCGTCACTGTGCTCTGCGACAAAAGTCCGCAGATGCTACGCCGGGCGGGAAACGCGCATCCCGACATTCCGACCACCAGCGATCCCTGCGAGGTGATTGCCTCCAAGGACGTCGACGTGGTCGCAGTGGTGACGCCGGTGTGGACGCACTACGAGCTCGCCAAGGCGGCCCTGGAGCACGGCAAGCACGTGTTCGTGGAGAAGCCCTTCACCTCGACTTCGGCGCAGGCGGAAGAGTTGGGCGAGCTGGCCGCGAAGAAGAACCTGCAGATCATGGTGGACCACACGTTCCTGTTCACCGGCGCGGTGCGCAAGATTCGCCAGCTGATCGACGAGGGAACGCTGGGCGACCTGTACTACTACGATTCCACTCGAGTGAACCTGGGCCTGTTCCAGCACGACGTGAACGTTATCTGGGACCTGGCGCCGCACGATCTCTCGATCATGGATTACCTGATCAACAAGAAAGCGGAGGCCATTTCGGCGACCGGGCAGATCCACCTGAACGGCCACGAAGATATCGCGTTCCTCACGATTTATTTCCCTGACAAGGTGATTGCGCACATCAACGTCAACTGGCTTTCGCCGGTCAAGGTGCGCACCACGCTGATCGGTGGCGAAAAGAAGATGCTGGTGTGGAACGACCTGGTGGCCGACGAGAAGATCAAGGTCTACGACAAGGGCGTCGAGATCAAGGGCCGCGAAGGCGTTTACGACCTGCTGGTCAGCTACCGCTCGGGCGACATGTGGTCGCCGCAGGTGGAGCAGGTTGAGGCGCTGAAGCTCGAGTTGCAGCATTTCATCGATTGCGTGCAGAAGAACCAGAGGCCGATGAACGACGCCGCAGCCGGCCTACGCGTGGTCAAGATGCTCGAATCGGCCAACCAGTCGGTCGCAAAGCGCGGCGAACTGGTGCGGTTGTAATCGGCGCCGGCGAGCGACGCCTTCGATCCATCCAGCTCACACCGAAAGTCGCGAACGCAGACATAACCCGGCTCACAACCTTTTGGTCATGGCGCCAACCCAGCAGCCTCGCTACGTTGTGATCAGTCCCGTTCGTGACGAGGCACAGCACATCGAGAAGACGATCCAAAGCATGGTCGGGCAGAAGCACCGCCCGCAGCAGTGGATCGTGGTGAATGACGGCTCGTCGGACAATACCGGCGCCATCGTCGATCGCTGGGCCGCCGAGCACCCCTGGATCACGCCGGTTCACCGGCCCGATCGCGGCCGCCGCGCTCCGGGCGGTGGTGTGGTGGAGGCATTCAACGCCGGTTACCAGAGCATCGCGTCGGCTGATTGGGACTTTTTGGTGAAGCTCGATGGCGACCTGGAATTCGAGCCTGCCTACTTCGCAAGATGTTTCGCCGAATTTGAGAGCGATCCCAAGCTGGGCATCGGCGGAGGCATTATTTGCCACGTGGTCGATGGCAAGCTCGTGCCCGAGCCGAACCCGAAGTTTCACGTTCGCGGCGCGACCAAGATCTACAAGCGCGCCTGCTGGGACGCGATCGGCGGGCTGATCGCTGTCTCCGGATGGGACACCATCGACGAGCTGAAGGCGAACATGCTCGGTTGGAGCACGCGCACGTTTCCCGAGCTTCCGCTCACGCATCATCGCTTCACCGGCGCCGCCACCGGCGCATGGCAGAACGCGGTGAAGAACGGACGCGGCAGCTACATCACTGGCTACCACCCAATGTTCATCCTGCTGCGCTGCTTCAACCAGCTGTTTCGCAAGCCGTCCATCGTGGGATCGGTCGGCCTCTTCTACGGCTATGTCACCGGGTACCTGCGCCGCGTTCCGCAGGTTCCCGACAAGCAGCTCATCGAATACGTGCGCAAGCAGCAGCTTCGCCGCATGATCTCGTCAACCAGCGTCTGGAGATAGTCGCCGCCGCTCATGGACGTCTCCATCGTTATCGTCAACTGGAACTCCATTGAGTTCCTGACGAAGTGCGTCGAGTCCATCTACGCGACCACGCATCGCCTGAGCTACGAAATCGTGGTCGTCGACAACTCTTCGGCCGATGATTTCACCGCTTTCTCGCAGCGCTACCCCCAGGTCAAGGTCGTGCAGGCCGGACGCAACCTCGGGTTTGCCGGCGCCAACAACCTGGGAACCGAGCACACCAGCGGCGACAAGATCCTGTACCTGAACCCAGACACGCTGGTGACCGGCAACGCAATTGAACAGATGGCGGCGCGGCTTGACGCTCCCGAGGTTGGCGCCGTCGGCTGCCGCCTTTTGAACGGCGACATGACGCTGCAGATGAGCGCGGTGCAACCGTACCCGACCATCGTGAACCAACTGCTTACGCTCGATTACTTCAAGCGGCGCTGGCCGATGTTCCCTCTTTGGGGGATGCGCGCCCTGTACGCGCCAGATTCGCCGGCCGCCAATGAGGTGGAGGTCATCTCCGGCGCCTGCCTCATGGTGAAGCGTGCCGTGCTGGAGAAAGTGGGCGTGTTCAGCACCGAGTACTTCATGTACGCCGAAGAAATTGACCTGTGCTACCGGATTCGCCGCGCCGGCTGGGTCCTCTCCTACCTGGGCGACGCGGAAGTGGTGCACTTCGGCGGGCAGAGCACCAAGAAGAAGGGCGACGGCTTTGCCGACGTGATGATGCGAGACTCGGTTTTCAAGTTCCTGCGTAAGTTTCGCGGCAAGACTTACGCAGCGTGTTATCGCGGAGCGATGTTTTTCAGCGCGATAGCGCGCCTGATCGTGCTGGGGCCGCTAGTCGTCGTCCGGGGCATGCTGCGGGGTGGCGACGACGTTGCCCGTGCGTTCAACAAGTGGAGAAAGATTGCGACCTGGAGCCTTGCTCTGCAGTCCTGGACACATACGGTAGCGCGTGCGCGGACGACGGCGGTGAAGAGCTGATGTGCGGCATTTGCGGCAAGATTAATTTCGACGCCAACGCGCCGGTCGACTCCAGCGCGCTGCGCTTTATGATGGACGCCATGGCCCATCGCGGGCCCGACGAAGACGGCGTTCATCTCTCGCGCAATGCCGGGCTGGGCCACAAGCGGCTGTGCATCATTGACCTCAGCAGCGGGCAGCAGCCCATGGCCAATGAAGATCAGAGCATCTGGATCATCTTCAA
This portion of the Terriglobales bacterium genome encodes:
- a CDS encoding XrtA system polysaccharide chain length determinant, with the protein product MPSEPESNELNLMAYWARLRARRWWVLSSLAIGWVVIMAAGIFIPPRYRSETVILVEQQQVPEHYVQANVAADLQQRLQSMSEQILSRTRLLMVIDKFHLYGKERANMDPDSLVQRMRKDIAIELVRASGRNDLSAFKVSYSASNAVLAQQVTGELTSAFIEENLRTRARMSESTTEFLESQLAQARTALTEQEEKLRKFKSEYLGQLPEQVQGNIQILSGLQARLQASRDALNSAEQQHLYLESLLAQYRNTPLRPDASGNPVIPANDLESRLEQQKAQLAELSAKYTPQHPDIVMLKEKIAATEKLKEEADKAKPASKNDDASEAKSSSLNPATAQFESQLKANQLEIANRKKEVRDLEAQMEQYQARLNVAPVREQQLAAITRDHEQSKQYYESLLAKKLQSEMATNLERRQQGEQFRMIDPPSLPSRPYFPNRLMLSLAGCALGLAIGVGLVVLVERMEPTVYLVDELRGLTNAPVLAELPVLMTDIERRRSRLRLISETIGAAVILTIIPGVTILTYLRG
- a CDS encoding tetratricopeptide repeat protein; translated protein: MKRRTAILGLAVVALLVAVGCTRDPKKLSERYVASGDRYAAKNDFVSASIQYRNAVQAYPQSSEAHYKLGGAYLRLQNWPQAYRELSQAVRIDAKNTAATQQLASLELAANRADDASALLESAIRNEPGNADLHMLMGEVHVQRGNFESALQEVLKAEQLSPNKAAILSRHGDLTLLLRRFPEAESLYRRAIDSDPSYLPPYFNLSQLARVQGDSAGELAALDLAVKNNPKAIQAYVMEARSYLRQSKADLVPELLSRMQSATGNSDEALLATGEFYLEMGKFPEAKAVLQRALEHDSKNVTVRKRLIEAHMQLHELAEAERLNRELKQNQPGDAEGTLFNARLLLMQGRRAEAVTTLQKLVHDAPDLAAAHFTLGLAYAEQGDTARAVSSLKESLSRNPNLLFAYMVIGNLYLSQGDGKLALENADQALKRNGRFIPAAMLRVNANMLMGKYDIAVADLRLLAQAMPNDASVQERLGYAMFRQGKPAEAEKIIERALEMQPGMVAAMQDLVALYAGQHRESEIVPRLRQQIARSPQTSEFYELMGNAFVNAGDLASAEQAYNDALRRNPDALYASLQLAGLYSQRGRQEEALAGLKKLLERHPDTLAAYALLGNIYEKLGNTAQAEKAYQDALQRDPDFAPALNNLAWLYAEKGGNIDMALGLAQRAKSRVPDNPSITDTLAWIEYRKGLYDSATRSFESLVRSNPKVAVYRYHLGMALIKSGRVAEGRASLRQALDMQLASPNAEEARKALSGGAS
- a CDS encoding sugar transferase: MLRSERKRTDRSGKPFVLMLLDGTEIFQSEIRHSTLQRMVSTLEATVRETDTYGWYQNGAVIGVLFTEMGNVEAATAADTIVDKVTGALRDGLGSALFKEIAVTIHVFPDGTHKKASHSEPHRHNEEDKFYTEFAQPHRSQRFGGIMKRSVDLIGSLCAIAVLSPVFLIIAALVKLTSKGPVLFRQRRIGQYGQSFTFLKFRSMYTNADSKIHQEYVSKLISGKGDLNQGSSKEGVTYKLMNDPRITPLGRFLRRTSLDELPQFFNVLKGEMSLVGPRPPIPYEFECYDLWHRRRVMEVKPGITGLWQVMGRSRTSFDEMVRLDLKYARAWSIWLDLKILWQTPRAVFSGDGAY
- a CDS encoding Gfo/Idh/MocA family oxidoreductase; the protein is MIKVGVIGYGYWGPNIVRNFHQLENSRVTVLCDKSPQMLRRAGNAHPDIPTTSDPCEVIASKDVDVVAVVTPVWTHYELAKAALEHGKHVFVEKPFTSTSAQAEELGELAAKKNLQIMVDHTFLFTGAVRKIRQLIDEGTLGDLYYYDSTRVNLGLFQHDVNVIWDLAPHDLSIMDYLINKKAEAISATGQIHLNGHEDIAFLTIYFPDKVIAHINVNWLSPVKVRTTLIGGEKKMLVWNDLVADEKIKVYDKGVEIKGREGVYDLLVSYRSGDMWSPQVEQVEALKLELQHFIDCVQKNQRPMNDAAAGLRVVKMLESANQSVAKRGELVRL
- a CDS encoding glycosyltransferase; the encoded protein is MISPVRDEAQHIEKTIQSMVGQKHRPQQWIVVNDGSSDNTGAIVDRWAAEHPWITPVHRPDRGRRAPGGGVVEAFNAGYQSIASADWDFLVKLDGDLEFEPAYFARCFAEFESDPKLGIGGGIICHVVDGKLVPEPNPKFHVRGATKIYKRACWDAIGGLIAVSGWDTIDELKANMLGWSTRTFPELPLTHHRFTGAATGAWQNAVKNGRGSYITGYHPMFILLRCFNQLFRKPSIVGSVGLFYGYVTGYLRRVPQVPDKQLIEYVRKQQLRRMISSTSVWR
- a CDS encoding glycosyltransferase family 2 protein, producing MDVSIVIVNWNSIEFLTKCVESIYATTHRLSYEIVVVDNSSADDFTAFSQRYPQVKVVQAGRNLGFAGANNLGTEHTSGDKILYLNPDTLVTGNAIEQMAARLDAPEVGAVGCRLLNGDMTLQMSAVQPYPTIVNQLLTLDYFKRRWPMFPLWGMRALYAPDSPAANEVEVISGACLMVKRAVLEKVGVFSTEYFMYAEEIDLCYRIRRAGWVLSYLGDAEVVHFGGQSTKKKGDGFADVMMRDSVFKFLRKFRGKTYAACYRGAMFFSAIARLIVLGPLVVVRGMLRGGDDVARAFNKWRKIATWSLALQSWTHTVARARTTAVKS